In a single window of the Massilia oculi genome:
- a CDS encoding sensor histidine kinase has translation MSSLFKRHLWRKLLAVAGALALIFAAGWFAEQRELQAKMEALHQATAAHVLGLRGLVEKHDFLPHAAARHPDVRHLLQAPHDAALQSRVNAYFADLQTTTGATALFLIDRAGLTIASSNWNLPSSFVGESYRQRPYFEDAVEGRRGLFYGVGLTTGQAGLFIAEPVRNGNDVTGVMVVKISLDPLEQTWRHGANPVVLRDSRGVVFLSGVPEWLFKSVGQVSALDAAWIADHGQYGARRRFDVLPWTIRLRDDVPGFVLRTSAGGRSRDYLALDTPLPGLDWTLTVTEDMREVREARRLALALGTLAVALLLLGVLYWRLRERRYAEQQSARLELEHRVEERTRDLQQEYAFRKAMEDSLLVGMRARDPEGKIIYVNPAFCAMVGYSPGELLGCRPPYPYWHPDDLEKHERDSDDALLGRAAPHGFESRIRHKDGHDVLTMVYTAPLIDADGVHRGWMSSIVDITAQKQAEARQRDQELRLQRSARLASAGEMASTLAHELNQPLMALSNFAIASRALAARGDAAMLTGALDDIVEQSRRASEIVKRVRAMINPQRADYATLVIGAVIDHVETLLRPELNGQGVQLRVMLEDPAVKVRGDQVLLEQVLVNLIHNAAQAMHDQPRHRGRIVLATCRVAQGVQGVRIAVSDQGPGIPPEQLDQIFAPFFTTKPDGLGLGLNICRTIVEAHGGSMTVANDAEGGATFSFILPIVP, from the coding sequence ATGTCATCCTTGTTCAAACGACATCTCTGGCGCAAGCTGCTCGCCGTGGCGGGCGCGCTGGCCCTGATCTTCGCCGCCGGCTGGTTCGCCGAGCAGCGCGAGCTGCAGGCCAAGATGGAGGCGCTGCACCAGGCGACGGCGGCGCACGTGCTGGGCCTGCGCGGCCTGGTGGAAAAGCACGACTTTTTACCGCATGCGGCGGCGCGCCACCCCGACGTGCGCCACCTGCTGCAGGCGCCCCATGACGCCGCCCTGCAGTCGCGCGTGAATGCCTATTTCGCCGACCTGCAGACGACGACCGGCGCCACCGCGCTGTTCCTGATCGATCGCGCGGGCCTGACCATCGCCTCCAGCAACTGGAACCTGCCATCGAGTTTCGTCGGCGAATCCTACCGCCAGCGCCCCTATTTCGAGGATGCGGTGGAGGGCCGCCGCGGGCTGTTCTACGGCGTGGGCCTGACCACCGGCCAGGCCGGCCTGTTCATCGCGGAGCCCGTCCGCAACGGCAACGACGTGACCGGCGTCATGGTCGTCAAGATCAGCCTCGATCCGCTGGAGCAGACGTGGCGCCATGGCGCCAACCCGGTGGTCCTCAGGGACAGCCGCGGCGTGGTGTTCCTGAGCGGCGTGCCTGAATGGCTGTTCAAGAGCGTCGGGCAGGTGTCCGCGCTGGACGCGGCCTGGATCGCGGACCACGGCCAGTACGGCGCGCGGCGCCGCTTCGACGTCCTGCCCTGGACGATCCGGCTGCGCGACGACGTGCCGGGCTTCGTCCTCCGGACCAGCGCCGGCGGGCGATCGCGCGACTACCTTGCGCTGGATACGCCCTTGCCCGGCCTGGACTGGACCCTGACGGTCACCGAAGACATGCGCGAGGTGCGCGAGGCGCGGCGCCTGGCGCTCGCGCTGGGCACGCTGGCGGTGGCCCTGCTGCTGCTCGGCGTGCTGTACTGGCGCCTGCGCGAGCGGCGCTACGCCGAGCAGCAGTCGGCACGGCTCGAGCTCGAGCACCGGGTCGAAGAGCGCACCCGCGACCTCCAGCAGGAATACGCCTTCCGCAAGGCGATGGAGGACTCCCTGCTGGTCGGCATGCGCGCGCGCGACCCGGAGGGCAAGATCATCTACGTCAACCCCGCCTTCTGCGCCATGGTCGGCTACAGTCCGGGCGAATTGCTCGGCTGCCGCCCGCCCTATCCGTACTGGCACCCGGACGACCTCGAAAAGCACGAGCGAGACAGCGACGACGCCCTGCTCGGACGCGCCGCGCCGCACGGCTTCGAATCGCGCATCCGCCACAAGGACGGACACGACGTGCTCACCATGGTGTACACCGCGCCCCTGATCGACGCCGACGGCGTGCACCGGGGGTGGATGAGTTCGATCGTGGACATCACCGCGCAGAAGCAGGCCGAGGCGCGCCAGCGCGACCAGGAACTGCGCCTGCAGCGCAGCGCGCGCCTGGCCAGCGCCGGCGAGATGGCCTCGACCCTGGCCCACGAACTGAATCAGCCGCTGATGGCGCTGTCCAACTTCGCGATCGCCTCGCGCGCCCTCGCCGCCAGGGGCGATGCCGCCATGCTGACCGGCGCGCTCGACGACATCGTCGAGCAATCGCGGCGCGCCAGCGAGATCGTCAAGCGGGTGCGCGCCATGATCAATCCGCAGCGCGCCGACTACGCCACCCTCGTCATCGGCGCCGTGATCGATCACGTCGAAACGCTCCTCAGGCCCGAGCTGAACGGCCAGGGCGTGCAGCTGCGCGTGATGCTGGAAGACCCCGCGGTGAAGGTGCGCGGCGACCAGGTCCTGCTCGAGCAGGTGCTGGTCAACCTGATCCACAACGCGGCGCAGGCCATGCACGACCAGCCCCGCCATCGCGGCCGCATCGTGCTGGCCACGTGCCGGGTCGCGCAGGGCGTGCAAGGTGTACGCATTGCCGTCAGCGACCAGGGTCCGGGCATTCCGCCCGAGCAGCTCGACCAGATCTTCGCCCCCTTCTTCACCACCAAGCCCGACGGCCTTGGCCTGGGCCTGAACATCTGCCGCACCATCGTCGAAGCCCATGGCGGGTCGATGACGGTGGCGAACGACGCCGAGGGCGGCGCCACCTTCTCGTTCATCCTGCCCATCGTCCCATGA
- a CDS encoding response regulator transcription factor, protein MKDSPLTLYVVDDDEALRRSMLLLLFSQGLAVQAFDSGEAFLEAVDPSQPGCVILDLRMGGMSGLAVFERLRAEHSPLVTVFLSGHGDIPMALEAVRSGAWDWVAKPDTQQLLDKLPDAIVEARARGHASRLWGELTPREREVARLVGLGQPNKEIARVLVPPCSPRSVETHRANIFHKLGCANDNELGRLLAAYPWLR, encoded by the coding sequence ATGAAAGATTCACCACTCACCCTGTACGTCGTCGACGACGACGAAGCCCTGCGCCGCTCGATGCTGCTCCTGCTGTTTTCGCAAGGGCTGGCGGTGCAGGCCTTCGATTCCGGCGAAGCCTTCCTCGAGGCCGTCGACCCAAGCCAGCCGGGATGCGTGATCCTCGACCTGCGCATGGGCGGCATGAGCGGCCTGGCCGTGTTCGAGCGCCTGCGGGCCGAACACAGTCCGCTGGTGACGGTGTTCCTGTCCGGGCACGGCGACATCCCGATGGCCCTCGAGGCGGTGCGCAGCGGCGCCTGGGACTGGGTGGCCAAGCCGGACACCCAGCAATTGCTGGACAAGCTGCCCGACGCGATCGTGGAGGCCCGCGCGCGCGGCCACGCGAGCCGGCTGTGGGGAGAGTTGACGCCGCGCGAGCGCGAAGTCGCGCGCCTGGTCGGCCTGGGGCAGCCCAACAAGGAGATCGCGCGGGTGCTGGTGCCGCCCTGCAGTCCGCGCTCGGTCGAGACCCACCGCGCCAACATCTTCCACAAGCTGGGGTGCGCCAACGACAACGAGCTCGGAAGGTTGCTGGCGGCCTATCCGTGGCTTCGATAG
- the pdxR gene encoding MocR-like pyridoxine biosynthesis transcription factor PdxR, producing MHVHDLIASASLDRSSDVPLFRQLYARLKEAILHGALAPCARLPATRDLCRQLGVSRQTVLAAYDQLTSEGYLRGGVGRGTFVDEALPLARQAPAAPGLLRALPERGAALAQAMGTRRLYEGPVRAFRPSMPGLDLFPFDLWRKLEARHLRHAQRGPYLGYGPANGYAPLRELLCAYLRASRGVVCTPEQIVITSGSQQALYLLTQLLLAPGDEVWVESPGYQGACAPMLVAGARIRTVPVTSEGMDVAHGARHYPDARLVFATPSHQLPLGATMSLARRLELLRWAAARRAWVIEDDYDSEYRYTGAPLASMQSLDRAGCVIYVGTLSKVLFPALRLGYVVAPPALAEPLARAKAVVDMHHAMLPQAVLADFIAEGHFMRHIRRTREAYAERRAVLMAALEDRLGERLACGPADVGLDLCTHFRPDRKGRIPEEAGVAQAALEAGIELRPLGYYANAAATPACAVAPGLLLGFSAVKPEAIRQGVEALARVIEAQWPRK from the coding sequence ATGCACGTCCACGACCTGATCGCCAGCGCCTCGCTCGATCGCAGCAGCGACGTGCCGCTGTTTCGCCAGTTGTACGCCCGCCTGAAAGAGGCGATCCTGCACGGCGCGCTGGCGCCGTGCGCGCGCCTGCCGGCCACGCGCGACTTGTGCCGGCAGCTGGGCGTATCGCGCCAGACCGTGCTGGCGGCCTACGACCAGCTGACCAGCGAAGGCTATCTGCGCGGCGGCGTGGGGCGCGGCACGTTCGTCGACGAAGCCCTGCCGCTGGCGCGCCAGGCGCCGGCGGCGCCGGGACTGCTGCGCGCGCTGCCGGAACGCGGCGCGGCGCTGGCGCAAGCCATGGGAACGCGCCGTCTCTACGAGGGCCCGGTGCGCGCCTTCCGCCCCAGCATGCCGGGCCTCGACCTGTTTCCCTTCGACCTGTGGCGCAAGCTGGAAGCGCGCCACCTGCGCCATGCGCAGCGGGGACCCTACCTCGGCTATGGTCCCGCCAACGGCTACGCCCCGCTGCGCGAACTGCTGTGCGCCTACCTGCGCGCCTCGCGCGGCGTGGTCTGCACGCCGGAGCAGATCGTCATCACCTCGGGCTCGCAGCAGGCGCTGTACCTGCTGACGCAGCTGCTGCTGGCGCCGGGCGACGAAGTCTGGGTCGAGTCGCCCGGCTACCAGGGCGCCTGCGCGCCGATGCTGGTGGCCGGCGCGCGCATCCGCACGGTGCCGGTGACGAGCGAGGGCATGGACGTGGCCCATGGCGCGCGCCACTATCCCGATGCGCGCCTGGTGTTCGCGACGCCGTCGCACCAGCTGCCGCTGGGCGCGACCATGAGCCTGGCGCGCCGGCTCGAGCTGCTGCGCTGGGCCGCGGCCAGACGCGCCTGGGTGATCGAGGACGACTACGACAGCGAGTATCGCTATACCGGAGCGCCGCTGGCCTCGATGCAGAGCCTGGACCGCGCCGGCTGCGTGATCTACGTCGGCACCCTGTCGAAGGTGCTGTTCCCGGCGCTGCGCCTGGGCTATGTGGTGGCGCCGCCGGCGCTGGCCGAGCCGCTGGCGCGCGCCAAGGCGGTGGTCGACATGCACCACGCCATGCTGCCGCAGGCGGTGCTGGCGGACTTCATTGCCGAAGGCCACTTCATGCGCCATATCCGGCGCACGCGCGAGGCCTATGCCGAACGGCGCGCGGTTCTGATGGCGGCGCTGGAAGACCGGCTCGGCGAACGCCTGGCATGCGGGCCGGCCGACGTGGGGCTCGACCTGTGCACGCATTTCAGGCCAGACCGCAAAGGGCGCATCCCGGAAGAAGCGGGGGTTGCGCAGGCGGCCCTCGAAGCCGGCATCGAGCTGCGGCCGCTCGGCTATTACGCGAACGCCGCCGCCACGCCCGCATGCGCGGTGGCGCCCGGCCTGCTGCTCGGCTTTTCGGCGGTGAAGCCGGAGGCGATCCGGCAGGGCGTCGAGGCGCTGGCGCGGGTGATCGAGGCCCAGTGGCCGCGCAAATAA
- a CDS encoding OsmC family protein: MKQFDARVTWHRAGQPVQGGRYSRAHSWHFDGGLTIPASSSPLSVPLPMSDPAAVDPEEALVAAASSCHMLFFLAIAAQQGFVVDRYDDAARGLLDSNTAGRMAMVRIELRPHIAFAGERRPDARELAAIHHLAHERCYIANSLNTEIVILENA; encoded by the coding sequence ATGAAACAGTTCGACGCCCGCGTCACGTGGCACCGCGCCGGCCAACCCGTCCAGGGCGGCCGCTACAGCCGCGCCCATTCCTGGCATTTCGATGGCGGCCTGACCATTCCCGCTTCGTCTTCCCCGCTGTCGGTGCCGCTGCCCATGTCCGATCCAGCCGCCGTCGACCCCGAGGAAGCGCTGGTGGCGGCGGCGTCGAGCTGCCACATGCTGTTCTTCCTGGCGATCGCGGCGCAGCAGGGCTTCGTGGTCGATCGCTACGACGATGCCGCGCGCGGGCTGCTCGATAGCAATACGGCTGGCCGCATGGCGATGGTACGCATCGAACTCAGGCCACACATCGCGTTCGCCGGCGAGCGCAGGCCCGATGCGCGCGAACTCGCCGCCATCCACCACCTGGCGCACGAACGCTGCTATATCGCCAATTCCCTCAACACCGAGATCGTCATCCTGGAGAACGCCTAG
- a CDS encoding FMN-binding negative transcriptional regulator, with amino-acid sequence MYCPARFTQSESAPMHALVADHPLGMLVTQRDGMPDADHLPFELLPDEGVLRAHVARGNPVWQRAGQRVLVVFRGPSGYATPDRIEKVARGGRMVPTWTYNVVHVHGTLRAIDDRDWLRALVERQTDHQEAALPDPWSVDDAPSDYTDKLLAAIVGIEIAIDRIEGKWKSEPPPRVATAQLA; translated from the coding sequence ATGTACTGCCCTGCCCGCTTCACGCAATCCGAGTCCGCCCCGATGCACGCCCTGGTCGCCGATCATCCGCTGGGCATGCTGGTCACGCAGCGCGACGGCATGCCGGACGCCGATCACCTGCCGTTCGAACTGCTGCCCGATGAAGGCGTGTTGCGCGCCCACGTGGCGCGCGGCAATCCGGTGTGGCAGCGCGCCGGGCAGCGGGTGCTGGTGGTGTTTCGCGGACCGTCCGGCTATGCGACACCGGACCGGATCGAGAAGGTGGCACGCGGCGGCCGCATGGTCCCGACCTGGACCTACAACGTCGTGCACGTGCACGGCACGCTGCGCGCGATCGACGATCGGGACTGGCTGCGCGCACTGGTCGAGCGCCAGACCGACCATCAGGAAGCGGCGCTGCCGGATCCGTGGTCGGTCGACGACGCGCCGTCCGACTACACGGACAAGCTGCTGGCCGCCATCGTCGGCATCGAGATCGCGATCGACCGCATCGAGGGAAAGTGGAAAAGCGAGCCGCCGCCGCGGGTGGCAACGGCTCAGCTAGCTTAA
- a CDS encoding DUF4142 domain-containing protein encodes MKKNHILKRLMAVSVAAALFGAVGAQAQTSQAGQQSGASSTSATASSDARLTAADRKAIMDMGMSSMAEVDMGKLAQSKSQNADVKAFATKMVDDHGKALTEVQTLAQSKGVTLPTELDAKHKAMSAKLEKMSGDAFDKAYVKQGGVGAHKETLTKLQAASKGAKDPQVKAQVDKTIPVVQEHLKHAEQLAQGKSSSTGSSGAGNTGSSH; translated from the coding sequence ATGAAAAAGAATCACATTCTCAAGCGCCTGATGGCGGTTTCGGTTGCCGCGGCCCTGTTTGGTGCGGTCGGCGCGCAGGCACAGACCAGCCAGGCCGGCCAGCAGTCGGGCGCCAGCAGCACTTCCGCCACCGCCAGCAGCGACGCCAGGCTGACCGCCGCCGACCGCAAGGCGATCATGGACATGGGCATGTCGAGCATGGCCGAAGTCGACATGGGCAAGCTGGCACAAAGCAAGAGCCAGAACGCCGACGTGAAAGCCTTCGCCACCAAGATGGTCGACGACCACGGCAAGGCGCTGACCGAGGTGCAGACCCTGGCCCAGTCGAAAGGAGTGACCCTGCCGACCGAACTTGACGCCAAGCACAAGGCCATGTCGGCCAAGCTCGAGAAAATGTCGGGAGACGCCTTCGACAAGGCTTATGTCAAGCAGGGCGGCGTCGGCGCCCACAAGGAAACCCTGACCAAGCTGCAGGCGGCCTCGAAAGGCGCCAAGGATCCGCAAGTCAAGGCGCAAGTCGACAAGACCATCCCGGTGGTCCAGGAACACCTGAAGCATGCCGAGCAATTGGCGCAGGGTAAGTCGAGCAGCACCGGCAGCTCCGGCGCCGGCAATACCGGTTCCAGCCACTAA
- a CDS encoding acid phosphatase, with amino-acid sequence MQDQEREQHRGPEASIQPENPTRRRIFQAAAAVGAAASLPGVTNAAAAPAKPAARGSLDAKLRAHVKNVVVIYLENRSFNNLFADFPGLAVPLASVPAASVQQRDRDGSILPTLPKAWGGVVPGRQNIGGKDYITTEAQSANLPNAPYKLTDAEGRPLPEGVITRDLVHQFYHNQMQINGGRNDGFAAWSDAGGMVMGYYGETSKNLGLYQIAREFTLCDNFFMAAFGGSYLNHQFLISGRVPEYFNAAETAAKSKIAVLEDGPQGVRLALAPDSPASALDGKPKFVRNGAMTPDGYAVNTMAPPYQPSWVRPAFDGDPLHADPADASTLPPQTYDTIGHLLSRKGVSWAWYGGGMQAALDGRGAGERPNFQYHHQPFNYFKQFAPGTKERAEHLRDGGLGDSPISNKFIADIVAGKLPAVAFYKPQGNLNLHAGYSDIESGDAHVANIIEHLKKSPQWKDMVVVITFDENGGWWDHVAPPQGDRWGPGSRIPAIVVSPHAKRGAVDHNFYDTTSILRFITRLHGLPLLEGLATRNAAFEARGARPPGDLTAALSFR; translated from the coding sequence GTGCAAGATCAAGAGCGAGAGCAACACCGCGGACCCGAGGCGTCCATCCAGCCAGAGAACCCCACGCGCCGGCGCATCTTCCAGGCCGCCGCCGCGGTCGGCGCCGCCGCCAGCCTGCCCGGTGTGACGAATGCGGCCGCAGCGCCGGCAAAGCCCGCCGCCAGGGGATCGCTCGACGCCAAGCTGCGCGCCCACGTCAAGAACGTCGTCGTGATCTACCTGGAAAACCGCAGCTTCAACAACCTGTTCGCCGACTTCCCCGGCCTGGCCGTGCCGCTGGCGAGCGTGCCGGCAGCCAGCGTCCAGCAGCGCGACCGCGATGGCTCGATCCTGCCGACCTTGCCCAAGGCCTGGGGCGGCGTGGTGCCGGGCCGCCAGAACATCGGCGGCAAGGACTACATCACCACCGAAGCCCAGTCGGCCAACCTGCCGAACGCGCCGTACAAGCTGACGGATGCGGAAGGCAGGCCGCTGCCGGAAGGCGTGATCACGCGCGACCTGGTGCACCAGTTCTACCACAACCAGATGCAGATCAATGGCGGCCGCAACGACGGCTTTGCCGCCTGGTCCGACGCCGGCGGCATGGTGATGGGGTATTACGGCGAGACCTCGAAGAACCTGGGCCTGTACCAGATCGCGCGCGAGTTCACCCTGTGCGACAACTTCTTCATGGCGGCTTTCGGCGGCTCCTACCTGAACCACCAGTTCCTGATCAGCGGCCGCGTGCCCGAATACTTCAATGCGGCCGAGACGGCGGCGAAGAGCAAGATCGCGGTGCTGGAAGACGGCCCGCAGGGCGTGCGCCTGGCGCTGGCCCCCGATTCGCCGGCCTCGGCGCTGGACGGCAAGCCGAAGTTCGTGCGCAACGGCGCGATGACGCCCGATGGCTACGCCGTCAACACGATGGCGCCGCCGTACCAGCCGAGCTGGGTGCGTCCGGCCTTCGACGGCGACCCGCTGCACGCCGACCCCGCGGACGCCTCGACCCTGCCGCCGCAGACCTATGACACGATCGGCCACCTGCTGTCGCGGAAGGGCGTGAGCTGGGCCTGGTATGGCGGCGGCATGCAGGCGGCGCTCGACGGCCGCGGCGCCGGCGAACGGCCGAACTTCCAGTACCACCACCAGCCGTTCAATTACTTCAAGCAGTTTGCGCCGGGAACGAAGGAACGCGCGGAACACCTGCGTGACGGCGGCCTGGGCGACAGCCCGATCTCCAACAAGTTCATCGCCGACATCGTCGCCGGCAAGCTGCCGGCGGTGGCCTTCTACAAGCCGCAGGGCAACCTGAACCTGCACGCCGGTTACTCGGACATCGAGTCGGGCGACGCCCACGTGGCCAACATCATCGAGCACCTGAAGAAATCGCCGCAGTGGAAGGACATGGTGGTGGTGATCACCTTCGACGAGAACGGCGGCTGGTGGGACCACGTGGCGCCGCCGCAAGGCGACCGCTGGGGCCCGGGCTCGCGCATCCCGGCGATCGTGGTGTCACCGCACGCCAAGCGCGGCGCGGTCGACCACAATTTCTACGACACAACCTCGATCCTGCGCTTCATCACGCGCCTGCATGGCCTGCCGCTGCTCGAGGGCCTGGCCACCCGCAACGCCGCCTTCGAAGCGCGCGGCGCCCGCCCGCCGGGCGACCTGACGGCGGCGCTCAGCTTCCGCTGA